One window of Cohnella hashimotonis genomic DNA carries:
- a CDS encoding extracellular solute-binding protein gives MGKKTKFLMTTLALTVSFGSLIACSSGKNDGSAPSEGSPAASSSASADSAKLNVVNGKIEPAVTLTTIRGEDPTVKFKNGETYYDNVHTRWAKDTLGVDIKTLWTAPSGDSSYDTKLKLMLSSRDKLPDVFVSTNTTTTNMFIESGKVLDVGEAFDKYASPTWKAAMAENPTAWQPFIRDGKKFAIPVLRAPTGTQSPLWIRQDWLNKLNLKVPTNLEELEKVMDAFVNQDPDGNGKKDTVALDFGMKDAFLGYPIGDSSWIFGLFGAIPERWYPGADGKLQYGSIQPGVKTALSKLKEWKEKGYIANDIALHDFNKVAENVTSGKVGMLGGEAWLMVYPGSMMLATNPTAMYTPNPLPKGIDGKSMRTVGAPYTSAVLVSKDISEQALQAFFHYENALYESYNSEDPFLFKGFQEGYDYVIKDGKADMDEKNIPGGRVSTLKYTITGAATSFPSKLVDVNLKIAKGETLTNKDMAAMSTTGIIGVNDGNPLEKITHQAELIATTQPEADIPEYFLGPTTPTMSSRNELLKKMQMDTFTAIIYGKQSPDDFDSFVKKWRSSGGDDITKEVNEWYDSVKTVK, from the coding sequence ATGGGAAAGAAGACCAAGTTTCTGATGACAACACTGGCTTTGACCGTTAGTTTCGGTTCCTTGATCGCCTGCAGTTCGGGTAAGAATGACGGGTCTGCCCCTTCGGAGGGCAGTCCCGCGGCTAGTTCTTCCGCAAGCGCGGATTCGGCCAAATTGAACGTCGTAAACGGGAAGATCGAACCGGCTGTCACGCTCACGACAATTCGGGGCGAAGATCCGACCGTGAAATTTAAAAATGGAGAAACTTACTACGACAACGTGCATACGCGCTGGGCCAAAGATACGCTGGGTGTCGACATCAAGACGTTGTGGACAGCTCCGTCAGGCGACAGTTCATACGATACCAAACTGAAGTTGATGCTTTCCTCCAGAGACAAGCTGCCTGACGTATTTGTATCTACGAACACGACGACAACAAACATGTTTATTGAATCTGGCAAGGTACTGGATGTAGGAGAGGCTTTCGATAAGTATGCTTCTCCTACTTGGAAAGCCGCGATGGCGGAAAATCCGACCGCATGGCAGCCGTTCATCCGGGATGGGAAGAAATTTGCGATCCCGGTTCTGCGCGCGCCCACTGGAACACAGTCGCCGTTGTGGATTCGACAGGACTGGTTGAACAAGCTCAATCTGAAAGTGCCTACGAATCTGGAAGAGCTCGAAAAAGTCATGGACGCTTTCGTCAACCAAGATCCGGACGGCAACGGTAAAAAAGATACGGTGGCGCTGGATTTTGGTATGAAAGATGCCTTTTTAGGCTATCCGATCGGCGACTCCTCGTGGATTTTCGGATTATTCGGGGCCATTCCGGAACGCTGGTATCCCGGCGCGGACGGCAAGCTGCAATATGGCTCCATTCAACCGGGAGTCAAAACCGCTTTGTCGAAATTGAAAGAATGGAAGGAAAAAGGTTATATCGCCAACGACATTGCATTGCATGATTTCAATAAAGTGGCGGAAAACGTAACTTCCGGAAAAGTCGGCATGCTGGGTGGAGAAGCTTGGTTGATGGTGTATCCCGGTTCTATGATGCTGGCGACAAATCCGACGGCCATGTATACGCCTAATCCGCTTCCGAAGGGAATCGACGGTAAAAGCATGCGGACCGTCGGAGCACCTTATACGAGCGCGGTTCTAGTCAGCAAAGACATTTCCGAGCAAGCATTGCAGGCCTTTTTCCATTACGAGAACGCCCTGTATGAATCTTATAACAGTGAAGATCCATTTCTCTTTAAAGGATTCCAAGAAGGTTACGATTATGTCATTAAAGATGGAAAAGCGGATATGGACGAGAAGAATATTCCCGGCGGTAGAGTGTCAACCCTGAAATACACGATTACTGGTGCAGCAACGAGTTTTCCTTCTAAGCTGGTCGATGTTAACTTGAAGATTGCCAAGGGAGAAACACTAACCAACAAGGATATGGCTGCAATGTCCACCACCGGCATTATCGGCGTGAACGATGGCAACCCGCTCGAGAAGATTACGCACCAAGCCGAGTTGATCGCGACGACCCAACCAGAAGCCGATATTCCTGAATACTTCTTGGGTCCAACCACACCGACGATGTCATCGAGAAACGAGTTGCTCAAGAAGATGCAAATGGATACGTTTACGGCAATCATTTATGGTAAGCAATCGCCCGACGACTTTGACTCCTTTGTTAAGAAGTGGAGATCTTCCGGCGGAGATGATATCACCAAGGAAGTCAATGAGTGGTACGACTCCGTAAAGACTGTAAAGTGA